In the Onychostoma macrolepis isolate SWU-2019 chromosome 09, ASM1243209v1, whole genome shotgun sequence genome, one interval contains:
- the igfbp5b gene encoding insulin-like growth factor-binding protein 5b isoform X2: MALLVLGTFLTALSISGGSYVPCEPCDQKALSMCPPVPVGCQLVKEPGCGCCLTCALAEGQACGVYTGTCTHGLRCLPRNGEEKPLHALLHGRGVCTNEKGYKPPHPPIDVINSKKHAAVRKDKKKQQEKHRSLGSMDYSPLPIDKHEPEFGPCRRKLDGIIQSMKDTSRVMALSLYLPNCDRKGFFKRKQCKPSRGRKRGICWCVDKYGVQLPGTDYSGGNIQCKDLENSNNNE; this comes from the exons ATGGCTCTTCTTGTGCTGGGTACATTTCTCACGGCGTTGTCCATCAGCGGAGGCTCTTACGTGCCGTGCGAGCCGTGCGATCAGAAGGCGCTCTCCATGTGTCCTCCGGTCCCGGTGGGCTGTCAGCTGGTGAAGGAGCCCGGCTGCGGCTGCTGCTTGACTTGCGCTCTGGCGGAGGGGCAGGCGTGCGGGGTGTACACCGGTACATGCACGCACGGACTGCGCTGCCTGCCGCGCAACGGCGAGGAGAAGCCGCTTCACGCCCTGCTGCACGGCAGGGGAGTGTGCACGAACGAGAAGGGATACAAACCACCGCACCCACCCATTG ACGTAATCAACAGCAAGAAGCATGCTGCCGTGCGCAAGGACAAGAAGAAACAACAGGAGAAGCATCGGTCACTGGGGTCGATGGACTACTCCCCCCTTCCCATCGACAAGCATGAGCCTGAATTT GGTCCCTGCAGAAGGAAGCTGGATGGAATCATTCAAAGTATGAAAGACACCTCCCGCGTCATGGCTCTTTCCCTCTACCTGCCTAACTGTGACAGGAAGGGCTTCTTCAAGCGCAAACAG TGCAAGCCCTCCCGTGGCCGGAAACGAGGCATCTGCTGGTGCGTGGACAAATACGGCGTGCAGCTGCCCGGCACAGACTACAGCGGAGGTAACATCCAGTGCAAGGATTTGGAGAACAGCAACAACAACGAGTGA
- the igfbp5b gene encoding insulin-like growth factor-binding protein 5b isoform X1 has protein sequence MALLVLGTFLTALSISGGSYVPCEPCDQKALSMCPPVPVGCQLVKEPGCGCCLTCALAEGQACGVYTGTCTHGLRCLPRNGEEKPLHALLHGRGVCTNEKGYKPPHPPIDRESIEHDDTVKPDTTEDQIPKIPLYPKPDVINSKKHAAVRKDKKKQQEKHRSLGSMDYSPLPIDKHEPEFGPCRRKLDGIIQSMKDTSRVMALSLYLPNCDRKGFFKRKQCKPSRGRKRGICWCVDKYGVQLPGTDYSGGNIQCKDLENSNNNE, from the exons ATGGCTCTTCTTGTGCTGGGTACATTTCTCACGGCGTTGTCCATCAGCGGAGGCTCTTACGTGCCGTGCGAGCCGTGCGATCAGAAGGCGCTCTCCATGTGTCCTCCGGTCCCGGTGGGCTGTCAGCTGGTGAAGGAGCCCGGCTGCGGCTGCTGCTTGACTTGCGCTCTGGCGGAGGGGCAGGCGTGCGGGGTGTACACCGGTACATGCACGCACGGACTGCGCTGCCTGCCGCGCAACGGCGAGGAGAAGCCGCTTCACGCCCTGCTGCACGGCAGGGGAGTGTGCACGAACGAGAAGGGATACAAACCACCGCACCCACCCATTG ATCGCGAATCAATAGAGCATGATGATACAGTGAAGCCAGACACGACTGAAGACCAGATTCCTAAAATTCCCCTTTACCCCAAACCAGACGTAATCAACAGCAAGAAGCATGCTGCCGTGCGCAAGGACAAGAAGAAACAACAGGAGAAGCATCGGTCACTGGGGTCGATGGACTACTCCCCCCTTCCCATCGACAAGCATGAGCCTGAATTT GGTCCCTGCAGAAGGAAGCTGGATGGAATCATTCAAAGTATGAAAGACACCTCCCGCGTCATGGCTCTTTCCCTCTACCTGCCTAACTGTGACAGGAAGGGCTTCTTCAAGCGCAAACAG TGCAAGCCCTCCCGTGGCCGGAAACGAGGCATCTGCTGGTGCGTGGACAAATACGGCGTGCAGCTGCCCGGCACAGACTACAGCGGAGGTAACATCCAGTGCAAGGATTTGGAGAACAGCAACAACAACGAGTGA